The following are encoded together in the Nyctibius grandis isolate bNycGra1 chromosome 5, bNycGra1.pri, whole genome shotgun sequence genome:
- the BTG1 gene encoding protein BTG1 translates to MHPALYTRASMIREIAAAVGFISKFLRTKGLMNERQLQTFSQSLQELLAEHYKHHWFPEKPCKGSGYRCIRINHKMDPLIGQAAQRIGLSSQELFQLLPSELTLWVDPYEVSYRIGEDGSICVLYEAAPAGGSQNNTNMQMVDSRISCKEELLLGRTSPSKSYNMMTVSG, encoded by the exons atGCATCCCGCCCTGTACACCCGGGCCAGCATGATACGCGAGATCGCCGCGGCCGTGGGCTTCATCTCCAAGTTCCTGCGGACCAAGGGGCTGATGAACGAGCGGCAGCTGCAGACCTTCAGCCAGagcctgcaggagctgctggcag aaCATTATAAACACCACTGGTTCCCAGAAAAGCCATGTAAGGGATCAGGTTACCGATGTATCCGGATCAACCATAAAATGGATCCTCTCATTGGACAGGCAGCACAGCGGATTGGATTGAGCAGTCAGGAACTGTTCCAGCTTCTTCCAAGCGAACTCACTCTATGGGTTGACCCGTATGAAGTGTCCTATCGTATTGGAGAGGATGGCTCCATCTGTGTGCTGTATGAAGCTGCACCAGCAGGAGGTAGCCAAAATAACACCAACATGCAAATGGTAGACAGCAGAATAAGCTGTAAGGAGGAACTTCTCTTGGGCAGAACTAGCCCTTCCAAAAGCTACAATATGATGACTGTATCAGGTTAA